In the Acidobacteriota bacterium genome, GGCCGAGGGCGTCGATGTCGTCGCCTGGGATGCTTTTCTTGTCCCACTGGTAGATCAGCAGCGAGATGTAGCCGCCACGCGCGGCCGCCGGCAGCGCGAGCGTGCCCTCTCTGAAATCCCGGTGATAGAACGGGAAGTAATACGGCGATTCGTAAGGCGTCGACGCGTCCATGTCTACTCGAGGACCTCAAGGGGAAACGTCACCGGGAGCAAGGCGCGCAGCTCGTCATAGGCCTGGTTGTCGAACAGGCTGATGACGTCGGCGGCGGCCGGCGGGATCCTGTAGATGACGTGGCCGGCGGTGAGCGTCGACAGCCCACAACTGACACGAGGGTCGCCAAACGTGCGCCGGACCGCCGTGGACAGCAGGCAGTCGCGGCAGCGATCGAACCCCTCGCCGGCGGCGCGCAAGGCTCGCATGGTGGCGTCCAGGTCTGAGACCGTGACCGTGACCTGACGCCCGTGGACTAGTGCTTTAACAGGTTGACTTTCTGAACCTGCGAACGCCGATGGCGGGTGCATCACGCGGCCTCCTGCAGGTAAGGCGGCAGCTTCGGCGTCACCGTGCCGCTGGCGACCAGCAGCTGCGCGTCGGCCAGGGCATAAGCGTCCGGGTCGTGGCTGATGAACAGCACCTGGTGGAAGCCGCCCAGCTCCATCACCTTGCGAAGCATCTGGATGTAGCGCTGGGTGTTCTCCTTTGTCAGGGCGCCGGTCGTCTCGTCACGGAAGAGCGTGAGGATCCGGACGTCCGACCGCTCGTTGACGTAGATAGCGATCGCGTTCATCAACGCTTCGGCGACGATGACTTCCTCGCCGCCAGACAAGTCGCTGATGTCGCGCACGTCGCCGGTCTGGTTGTCGGTGACTAGGACGGTGAACTCGTCCTTCATGCCCTTGCCGTCGGCCTTGGCCACCTGCGTGACGAGCTCCACCGAGAACCGGGATTCGAAGCAGTCTGCGAGGATTTGATTCGTCGTCGCGGAGATCTCGGGCCCGGCTTGGTCCGTCTCGAGAGCCGGCAGGCCGTCGCGATCGAGCGCCTTTTGCAGCAGCTGCCATTCGAGCAGCTCTGTGTCCAGGCGCGTCAGGCGGCCTTGCAGGACCGTCAGGTGCTTGCGCTGGTCGTAGATGTCCGACTGGCGCAGGACGGTGGCGTTGAAGTCAGCGATGGCCGTCGCGACGGCGGTGACCGCGGCGTCCCGATCGGCACGCTTCTCGGCCAGTTCCGCCTGCAGGGCGGTGGCCATCTGGTTGCCGTTCTCGAGCGCCTGCAGTTCGTCGAGGGCCGAAGCATGTGCGGCGGCCGCCGTCGACGCGGCCGCCGACAGGCCGGATTGCTTGAGCTTCGCGGCCTCGAGTCTGGCCGCGGCGCGGGTGGAAGAGTCTGACTTCGCGGCTTCGAACTCTTCCACCAACGTCACGCGTTCGGCGCTGCGCTGCTCCGCGGCGGTGACGTGGCGACCGCGGGTCTCCTTGGTGCGCTGGGCCGCATCCTTCTCGGCGTCGACCTTCCAGTCGTTCAGTTCCTTGACGCGGGCGTCGGAGCCCGCGAGCTTCTCCGAGTACTTCGCCGGTTCCTGGGCGGCCAGGAGTTGCAGCTCGACATCGAGGAGCGTGGCCTTCTTGCTGACCAGCGCCTGCGCGTTCGCCCGCGATTCGTCCAGCAACGCCGTCCGGGTTTCGTTCGCGGCCGCCACGCCGGCGAGCTGAGCCCGCAGGTCCGCGATCAGGCCCTCGGCCGTCTTGGCGTTGACGAGCAGCTGGCAGCCGGCGAATTCGCCGCGGCCGCCGCAGGGCACGTGCTCGAGCAGCGCGGCGTCGGTCGTCGCGCGGTCCAGTTCGGTCTGCGGCTTCGTGAAGCCCGCGATGACCTTCTCGTTCTCGGCCTGGCGTGTGGCCAGCGCGGTCTGCTGCTCGACCAGAGCGTCCCGCTCCGCGCGGAGCCGGCTGACCTCCGGTGTCAGGCGCTCGATCGTCGTGACGGCCGCGCGGATGTCGTCGGCCATGCCCTGGATGGTGGCGTTGCCATCGAGCTTGGTCTGGATGCCGGCGAGCTTCGTCCTCAGTTCGTTGGTGATCGCCTGCAGTTCCTCGGCGTCAGCGATCGCGCCCTTCGCGTCGCGGGCGCTGACGTCCCGCAGCTTCTCGTCGTGACGCAGTTGCAGCGTCATCAGGGCTCGTGACTCGGCCAGCGTGGCGGCCAGGTCCTCGGCGACGTGCGCCGCCAGCGCCGCCTCGGCATCGACGCGGGCCGCGGCGAGCTGCGCCACTTTATGTGTGGCGGCCGCGTGCGCGCCCACCTGGTCGGACAGCATCGCCAGCCGCTGCTCGACGCCTGCGATACAGACAGCCAGGTCGTCACGACGGCGTTCGGCCGAGGCCTGCGCGTCGGCCAGGTGCGCGGCCTGCTCGGTAAGCAGCTCCGTCACCGACGGCGCGGTCTCGCGCTCGAGCACGTCGACCTCGGCCTTCACCCGCGTGCGGACCTTGTCGACTTCCGCGGCCGCGCCCTTCGCGGCTTCGCTCATCCTGACCAGGCGGTCGACGCCCAGCAACGAATTGAAGATGTCGCGCCGGTCCTTCTTCTCGGCCTTCACGAACGAGCCCGACTTGTTCTGGGCGGCGAACGCCGAGGCCTTGAAGACATGGAGCGGCGGGAACACCTTCGCGACGGCGCCGTCGTAGGTGCTGACCTTGCCGTCGTTCAGCGGCCGCACGCCCTTGTCGTCGGACGCATGAAGCGCCGCGCTGGCGCCGCCCTTGATGCCGTCAACGGTCAGGCGCGACTGATACCAGGTCGTGTCGTCGAGCTTCCAAGACGCCGCGATGAAGCTGTCGCGGTCCATCGCGTAGGACTTCAGGTCGCCGGTGCGGGACAGCATCTCGCGGTAGAGGCCTGCCGGCGCCGCCTCGAGGAGCGTGGTCTTACCTTCGCCGTTGCCACCGACCAGGGCGATGAGACCCGCCGGCAGCTTACGAAAGTCGATCGTGACTTCCTTGCCGGCGAACGCCGTCATGAAGCCGCGGACGGTGAGGGATTCGAGCTTCATGCTGCCACCGTCGCCTTCTGCTCGCCGTCTTCGTGCCCGGCGGCGGTGTCGTTGGCGTAGTCGCGCGCGGCCTCCGCGTGCACGACAGGGTCGGCAATCTGCTCGAGCTTCGCCAGCTTGTCGAGCACGCCCTGGCTGGCGACGGCGCCCGACAGCTCGCACCAGGCGGCGACCTTCAGCGGCAACGTCTTCGCCGCGGCCACTTCAGGAGCGCGCAGCGCACGGTCAGGGACGACGATCGGATCGAGTGTCAGCAGCGCCTCGGCGAACTCGGCCAGGACGTGGGCCTTCTCGACGACGGCCGCT is a window encoding:
- a CDS encoding SMC family ATPase; this encodes MKLESLTVRGFMTAFAGKEVTIDFRKLPAGLIALVGGNGEGKTTLLEAAPAGLYREMLSRTGDLKSYAMDRDSFIAASWKLDDTTWYQSRLTVDGIKGGASAALHASDDKGVRPLNDGKVSTYDGAVAKVFPPLHVFKASAFAAQNKSGSFVKAEKKDRRDIFNSLLGVDRLVRMSEAAKGAAAEVDKVRTRVKAEVDVLERETAPSVTELLTEQAAHLADAQASAERRRDDLAVCIAGVEQRLAMLSDQVGAHAAATHKVAQLAAARVDAEAALAAHVAEDLAATLAESRALMTLQLRHDEKLRDVSARDAKGAIADAEELQAITNELRTKLAGIQTKLDGNATIQGMADDIRAAVTTIERLTPEVSRLRAERDALVEQQTALATRQAENEKVIAGFTKPQTELDRATTDAALLEHVPCGGRGEFAGCQLLVNAKTAEGLIADLRAQLAGVAAANETRTALLDESRANAQALVSKKATLLDVELQLLAAQEPAKYSEKLAGSDARVKELNDWKVDAEKDAAQRTKETRGRHVTAAEQRSAERVTLVEEFEAAKSDSSTRAAARLEAAKLKQSGLSAAASTAAAAHASALDELQALENGNQMATALQAELAEKRADRDAAVTAVATAIADFNATVLRQSDIYDQRKHLTVLQGRLTRLDTELLEWQLLQKALDRDGLPALETDQAGPEISATTNQILADCFESRFSVELVTQVAKADGKGMKDEFTVLVTDNQTGDVRDISDLSGGEEVIVAEALMNAIAIYVNERSDVRILTLFRDETTGALTKENTQRYIQMLRKVMELGGFHQVLFISHDPDAYALADAQLLVASGTVTPKLPPYLQEAA